TGGGTACAGTGTGTTTGTCAGGCTGGGAATGGTAAAGGTGATGGATTAGTGTGAAGTTATGTCATAttgtgaaagttttttttaaaatattcttatgTTGTCATAAggtggttgttttatttttgtgctgtCAATTTGCTGAGGCTGGACTTTTATTGCTTAATGTATGACATGAAGAGACATGTGAGGTGaatgttttttgtgtattttaggtCATAAGCATAAAGGACAATGACAGCTTGTCTGCGCGGCTGGCTGTTGAGATGAAAGCTGATCTTCTCATTGCTCTGTCTGATGTTCAAGGTaaagtgaagaagaaaatgtttacaCAAATGACATCTAGCCAATCAATTTCAGCATTCTGTCTTATATGGTAGGAGTCTATCATTATGTCACATCTTAACTGGGAAATATTTACCCACTCTGCATTGTAAAGGTTCTCCAAATCTGTCAGGTTGTGCAATTATCTCTTTTCCACATACCTTCTCAAGTGACCCCAGAGATTTTCTGTCAGACTTGGTTCTGAactaatttatatatattttttttgatcAAGCCATTTTTTCTCAATTTGAATGTATGCTTGGATTCACTGTGgtactgaaaaacaaaagtccTTTTCATCTTTGTAGCAGCGACCTGGATGTTTTGGTTTAACACTGACTGATATTTGGaactataaataattttgtccactttaacaAATCCCCAGTTCGttctaaagaaaaataacccctcagcatgatgctgccaccaccctgaTACAATGTGGGTATTGTGTTGTTCTCGTTTTTTGTTGATTCTCTTATTTCAATTCCAAACATACCTCTGggaaattttattttgggggATTCTAGCGAGGTCTGGGTGCTTTCTTTGCAAGAAAAAGCTAAAGACTTTTGCTTTTCAACCTCCTCCTTAACTCAGACCTATTGGGGAATCACAGAGTCACATAGTGGGCACAACCAGTATTTGtcagagttttttttatgttctttcaTTCTTCTCTGCTTCCATTGACTCTCCGTGTCACAGTTCTGGCTGAGGTGTTTTATGCTGTAACGAACTACATGATGCTACTTACAATAAAGGGTAGCAAACAGCCTTGTTGGAAGAAATTTAACAACATGCGTTCAGTTTAGCAGAGCATATCAGCTCGTTTGTCTTGGAAACGTGTAACACTAACAAGGTTTAGCCTGAAATCAGGGATCTTGACAGATGCTAAAATTCACTGTCAGTGACTAGTATGAAGCTTAGCGTGTGCTATAATTAGATGTTTAACTTTAAACTTCCTGCTGCTCCCTCAGCGTTGCTCTCGTTGTCTTGGTAGCCTGCCTAGCCAGTTTTCTTCTCACCTTTTCATCAGCTGCTAATTTTTGTAATGtcaccattttctttatttgccCCGATCATTATCAACTGTCTTTAGTGAGATTTGGTGTACATTTAAAATGCTGTGGAGGTTTTTTGTACCCCTCTCCTGACAAATTCCTTTTATGAAATTAGATTATTTTGACCCTTAGTAACTTcttttcaaacatttgttttaactaAAGGAAGCTAGTGcagtaatttaataaaaacattaaagcatttttggacctttttttttttttttttttacatttttctattaacttatttttattttaatttgggaggatatatgtcacattaaaggtggaaaatgtttttttatgataaCATTTCAACAGGATGTGTTCACTATAACTATATATAGCTATTGTTttctgtgtcagctgctgtttttaatgtgtAAAATTATATCCCGCAGGCTTATATGATAGTCCTCCTGGAACAGACGATGCTAAACTCATTGATATCTTCTATCCTGGCGACCAGCAGTCAATCACTTATGGCACCAAGTCCAGGGTCGGCATCGGTGGAATGGAGGCCAAGGTCAGCACTACAGACAATAAGTtacctacagtgccttgcgaaagtattcggcccctttgaacttttcaacctcttgccacatttcaggattcaaacacaaagatataaaattctaatttttttgtgaagaatcaacaacaagtgggacacaatcgtgaagtggaatgaaatttattggatatgtcaaacttttttaacaaataaaaaactgaaaagtggggcgtgcaatattattcggcccccttgcgttaatactttgtagctccaccctttgctgcaattacatctccaggtctcttggggtttgtctctatcagttttgcacgttgagagactgaaattcttgcccattcttccttgcaaaacagctcgagctcagtgaggttggatcgagagcgtttgtgaacagcagtcttcagctctttccacagattctcgattggattcaggtctggactttgactaggccattccaacacctgaatttgtttatttgtgaaccattccattgtagatttggctttatgttttggatcattgtcttgttggaagataaatctccgtcccagtctcaggtctcttgcagactccaacaggttttcttccagaatggtcctgtatttggctccatccatcttcccatcaattttgaccatcttccctgtccctcctgatgaaaagcaggcccaaaccatgatgctgccaccaccatgtttgacagtggggatggtgtgttcagggtgatgagctgtgttgcttttacaccaaacgtTTTGCATTGtagccaaacagttcgattttggtttcatctgaccagagcatcttcttccacatgtttggtgtgtctcccaggtggcttgtggcaaactttaaatgagactttttatggatatctttgagaaatggatTTCTTctagccactcttccataaaggccagatttgtacagtgtacgactgattgttgtcctattgacagactctcccacctcagctgtagatctctgcagttcatccagagtgatcatgggcctcttggctgcatctctgatcagtcttctccttgtttgagatgaaagtttagagggacggccgggtcttggtagatttgcagtggtctgatactccttccatttcaatatgattgtttgcacagtgctccttgggatgtttaaagcttgggaaatctttttgtatccaaatccagctttgaacgtctccacaacagtatatcggacctgcctggtgtgttccttggtcttcatgatgctctctgcgctttgaacagaaccctgagactatcctatcacagagcaggtgcatttacacggagacttgattacacacaggtggattctatttatcatcatcagtcatttgggacaacattggatcattcagagatcctcactgaacttctggagtgagtttgctgcactgaaagtaaaggggctgaataatattgcacgccccacttttcagttttttatttgttaaaaaagtttgacacatccaataaatttcattccacttcacaattgtgtcccacttgttgattcttcacaaaaaatttgaattttatatctttatgtttgaagcctgaaatgtggcaaaaggttgaaaagttcaagggggccgaatactttcgcaaggcactgtatgtttaTAAACAGGAATATCTAAGGTAAAGAAAGATTAGGAAGTTATTCCCAAATCTTTGATTTGGATCAGGTGAAAGCAGCACTTTGGGCACTGCAAGGAGGGACCTCTGTTGTCATCGCCAACGGCACGGATCCTAAAGTCACAGGGCACGTCATCACAGACATTGTAGAAGGGAAAAAAGTTGGCACCTTTTTCTCTGAAGTAAAACCTGCAGGTACTTGAGACCACATGAAAAAGATTTTCAGTCTTTATTTTTGGATGTATATCTGTATTTGACTCGTATATATTTACCATCCTCAGGACCGACTGTGGAGCAGCAGACAGAGATGGCACGACACGCTGGACGAGCGCTGGCATCTCTACTCCCTGAACAGGTATGTGAGGAAAGAAATTGTGACCCGAAGTGAGGACTAACTGTTGTTTATTATGGAGATTATAGTCAGTTTTTGTCATACCATAAGGTGTGTCTGTTTGCAGAGAGGAGAAATCATCTGCAGTCTTTCTGAGCTGCTtacagaaaagaaggatgagaTTCTTAGTGCCAACAGGAAAGACATGGAGTTAGCAACAGGTAGAGGTCATTGCTGCTGATGTTGAAAgcaaaatgatttatttccaACGGAGATGCCATTGTatggattttaaaaataatttctctgTCTGCACACAGATCGTTTGTCCCAGCCTCTGATCAATCGCCTCAGTCTGTCAACTGCTAAGCTGAACAGCCTTGCCATCGGTCTGCGTCAGCTTGCCGTATCCTCCATGAATAGTGTTGGTCGGGTGCTGAGAAGGACCAGGGTGGCTAACAACCTAGAGCTGGAACAGATCACTGTTCCCATCGGGGTCCTGTTGGTCATCTTTGAGTCACGTCCTGATTGCCTTCCACAGGTAGGACAGTCCCATGGCCACTGAGAGgggtttgttttgctttaaactTCAGATTGATACAACTGCTGGATCATTTGTTAAAAACTCATCGCAGGTGTCAGCCCTTGCGATTGCCAGCGGAAATGCTTTGCTTCTTAAGGGAGGCAAAGAAGCGTCAAACACCAACAAAATCCTACATCACCTCACTCAGGAAGCGCTCTCAATTCATGGAGTAGCTGATGCCATTCAATTGGTAGGACTTATCGTTGAATCAGTCCCTCCTTAAATGTTTGGCTTGCGCTAAAATTTACAATGTCATATAGGTGAGCACGCGTGAAGAGGTCGAGGATCTGTGCAAGTTGGACAAAATGATCGACCTGATCATTCCGAGGGGTTCGTCAGAGCTGGTCAGAGACATTCAAAGAGCAGCTAAGGGCATTCCCGTGTTGGGCCACAGCGAGGGTGTCTGTCATGTCTACGTCGACAGTGAAGCCAGCATAGACAAAGCTATTGATGTTGGTATGTATTAACTGCATACAACTGAAAAGTCTTTATTTTGTGCGAGCTACTGACTGAATAAATCcagtaaataaagtaaaaatgcttttgcaaaggccctgtacattttgtttaattgtgttCATCTTGTGTTTGTATGTAATACCCTAAAGAAGTCGTTTGTAACCTCTTTGTGTCATTAacaactgctgaaaaaaaatctgactttttttgtGTTACAGTCAAAGACTCCAAATGTGATTACCCAGCAGCCTGCAATGCCATGGAGACCCTCCTTATTCACAGAGATTTACTGCGTACtcctatatttgaccagatcaTTGATATGCTGAGAACAGAACAAGTAAGAAATGTCCACTGACACAGATTTTGGCATCAAGTAAGAAACTTAAAGACATTTAGAACTTAATAACGGTACAGTTTGGCACCCTCTTTCAttggttgtttttgtctttcaggTAAAGATCCATGCGGGTCCTCGGTTTGCATCTTACTTAACTTTTAGCCCATCTGAGGTGAAATCTCTTCGCACGGAGTATGGGGACCTAGAGTGCTGTATTGAGGTGGTGGACAGCATGCAGGATGCCATAGACCACATTCACAAATATGGCAGCTCCCACACTGATGTCATTGTCACAGAGAATGAGGAAACAGCCGAGCAGTTCCTGCAGCAGGTAGACAGCGCCTGTGTGTTCTCGAATGCCAGTTCTCGCTTTGCTGATGGATACCGGTTTGGCCTGGGTAAGCAAAGGATCAGGCATGCCTACATACCTCCTTATGGATAAACAAACCTTGAACTGAGGAGGAATtgattttctgcatgttttttttttctttttcatttcatttcttcaGGAGCTGAGGTTGGCATTAGCACAGCAAGGATACATGCCAGGGGACCAGTGGGTTTGGATGGACTTCTCACAACCAAATGGGTCCTTCGAGGGGAGGGACACACTGTGGCAGACTTTTCTGAACAAGGCAGTATGAAATACCTGCATGAGAACATCCCTGTCCCCCAGGGAAATTTTAATTAAGAGATCTTTCAACAGGATTCAACACAACAGATGTGTAAAAAGAGTTTATTTGAGGTTTGGGTCAAACGGCATCATTTCAACCCTCTGCTCCTTCATCACCTGTGTGACTTGACCTTATTGCTGCAGGAGGCTTGCATGTACAATTGGGGTCATTTTCTTAGATTTCCAATTATCTGATTTTGTGAACCAGTTCTGAAAGCTGTGAAACTGAATTTCAGATGCATCAACTCACATAAATGAGTGGTtcttaaataacagcaaacaatacaTTGtgctaaagcaaaaaaaaaaaggtaatgcATAATGTAGACCTGAAGAAAAGCTCCTATTACCCTTGTACAAGCTCATTTTTATAAcgggatttaaaaaaagatatcaTTGACTCAGCTgtgattttctaatttatttttctacatttaacTCCCTTTGTTTTGTAAATCACTGCAAGTGTTTGTGCAAGATCTTGgttccattttgttttgctgtcCTTTTTGCACAggtaatttaataaatgttgtgTACAGTTCCTAAATCATGACTTTGTGCTTTGTACTTAACAGTGAAAAAGCTGTATAATTTACACATTGACACATTTCaagttataaccacaaactttaatataaTAAGGATTCTATGTGATAAACCAGCACAACTTTGTGCAAAACGTTTTAAGAAGTCACCTCATTAGTAAATTGAGTCcgttcagaggtttgttacagGACAATAGTGAATAGActgtatcatgaagaccaagggacacagcagacgGGTCAGGGAGAATGTTTTGGAGGCCCAAAGTAggacctgcagagatccacagctactAATAGTGAATGGGAAGATGAAGGGAGTTAAATACAGAGTAGAAGAAAACCCGCTAGAGGCTGCAAATGACTTgtatggaggttcaccttcctgcaggatCCCCATAAAAATACAGCCTGAAATATAGACtgttcaaagcatattcatgtactagaatggtctagtcaaagtccataatcCCACTAAAATACATTATATGCTGTTgctgtaatgtgaaaaagttatagTATGGATACTTTTGAAGCCACTGAGAGACATAATCGTTACactgttgtattttattttattattgtaacAATATCTCCCATTTGCATGTTAGAGTTGAACTAAATATTGAACCACTGTTTGCAAAAGAACAATAGAACCTATATAACAGCGTATAGTACAGTCTACTTGTTATATTTGGTCTTTGAACGCAGCACTTCAGACGCAGAGGCTATAGGCGGAGTTTCCGTCACCAGTTGACCTACCGAACTCAGCTGTCATCTGTGTGAACATAGGAAAGATGGCAGGGAACGACTCTTATACTATAGTGGAATATTTTGGTGGAGATGATGGCTACCGCTGCGGCTACTGCAAAAACGAAAAGGGAAACTTCTCTCATGGTAGGTTTGGTTAAAGATGTGGAGGAAACGAAGCTAGGAAGTGCTGACAGAACTAGCATGTGCTAACCGAAGCGGCACTATGtacttgttttaaatgtaaccGGGTAGAAAAGAAGGGAAGGTTTGGTGTAGGTGGAGATAATGCTGTTTGACGCATTACAATGTAGACGTTACATTTCTTTTGACGAGCCCGAAAAGTGAACACATTATTCTTGGTGTTAGCTCAGTTTTTAGCTGCTAGCATACTGTAGCCTAGCTAAAAAAATAGCGCTGTCATTAAGTGAAATTAGTCTAAACATTTTACAATTGTAAAGAAGCGCACTATGTAGTACTACTGTTAGTCATGTGTGTTAACAATATGTTACTACGGAATATTTGGGTTATTTCAACAGGTCAGTTGTACTCTTTGCCAGTTATTGAGCAGCAACATTTGAGTAAATTGTTCCTTTAAAGGGGGAAAAGCAGCTGATGCTGTTTCCGTTTCAAGTTCCAGTAAGATCGGTGCTTTCATGTTGGACAAGTGTTAGTAATTAGAgttaacaaatgttttattgtgtgttCCCTGGGCTTGCAGAAGAGCACGTAGTCCTTTATCTTGTGCTCGAAGACCCATTAGCTAGGGTGCATCGTCAagctttttgtttgatttagaCTGCAGCATGAACGTTCAGCATTAGAATTACATGACAGAAACCAACTAGATAAGAAAATAcgcattttgttatttttgcaaAGACATTGACCAGTTGCCAAGTAAACGGAGACAAGGGGTGGTTGATAAGACACAATGTTGTCAAACactgatctaaaaaaaaaaaaaaaaacccagcggACTGATTATTCAATGATCTTTAATGTGCTTTCACTTTAATATTGTCTATTTTAAGATCTGACATGTATCCTCCTTAGATTTTGTTTGTTACATAgagtttaaatattattattattattattattgaattcAGCTCATGTATACATTACTAATCCAAGATAAATGACATtccaaggcactttacaagacaaactgaTCAAATTCATATTCAAAAATGTCATAATCAAATCAGTACAGTGAAAAAAAAGAGATCTGCATTCAATTAAACACGTTTCAGTTAGATCTAAGTTAtaaaacagtacattcaaaTTCATTTTATAATGCCATTTGGTTCAAAGTTATCTGTCTAAGGAAGCACCCCTCTGATTGCATTAGGTtgtttagtattattattattattattactaccgCCAACACCATCCCTGTAATACATAGAAATGTTTTGTCTTATCTTTATCAGTCCtattagagcaaaaacaagtATATGAAAAGCAACATGTATCCCTAACAGGGTGGCTCAGCAATAGACCATTGAATTTCAATATTGTTAAATATTGCAATAATGTTGGTTGCCTTTAATCCCCATGTCCTCCCTCTTTTCTCCATCATCAAGATTACCCTTTTACTGTTGGTGAGCTTTAGCATATTGTTTGcaaaaatctatattttagATGTAGGCATCGAGGGCAGTGAAAGGCCATTTGATTTACCAAATATATTATTGGGATGCAAAGCTGGAAAATATTGCAGCTGAGATATTATCAGCCTACCAAATATtacatccaagcagtccttgATTGCACACATTGATTTTGTGATCATGGTTGCTTTGTCAGGGGGTTGTGCAGCTCTAATGCTCTATTACGATTACATTTGTTGGACTTTTctcttgttttcattttggCAGCTTGGAGCACATAGTGAATATTTTCTTTAGCATAGCACCTAAAGTAAGCCATACAAATGTAGATTTCCATACTTATCAAGCTATCTTTCACAA
This genomic stretch from Girardinichthys multiradiatus isolate DD_20200921_A chromosome 22, DD_fGirMul_XY1, whole genome shotgun sequence harbors:
- the LOC124858627 gene encoding delta-1-pyrroline-5-carboxylate synthase-like isoform X1, which produces MFARLALCSRLPSRISQSNVCPVSIRWFSQAKFLLPRPHGKSFAHRSELKQAKRIVVKLGSAVVTRGDECGLSLGRLASIVEQVAVFQNQGREMMIVTSGAVAFGKQRLRHEILLSQSVRQALHSGQNQLKDMSVPVLEARACAAAGQSGLMALYEAMFTQYSICTAQILVTNLDFHDEQKRRNLNSTLHELLRMNIVPIINTNDAVVPPPVPNSDLQGVNVISIKDNDSLSARLAVEMKADLLIALSDVQGLYDSPPGTDDAKLIDIFYPGDQQSITYGTKSRVGIGGMEAKVKAALWALQGGTSVVIANGTDPKVTGHVITDIVEGKKVGTFFSEVKPAGPTVEQQTEMARHAGRALASLLPEQRGEIICSLSELLTEKKDEILSANRKDMELATDRLSQPLINRLSLSTAKLNSLAIGLRQLAVSSMNSVGRVLRRTRVANNLELEQITVPIGVLLVIFESRPDCLPQVSALAIASGNALLLKGGKEASNTNKILHHLTQEALSIHGVADAIQLVSTREEVEDLCKLDKMIDLIIPRGSSELVRDIQRAAKGIPVLGHSEGVCHVYVDSEASIDKAIDVVKDSKCDYPAACNAMETLLIHRDLLRTPIFDQIIDMLRTEQVKIHAGPRFASYLTFSPSEVKSLRTEYGDLECCIEVVDSMQDAIDHIHKYGSSHTDVIVTENEETAEQFLQQVDSACVFSNASSRFADGYRFGLGAEVGISTARIHARGPVGLDGLLTTKWVLRGEGHTVADFSEQGSMKYLHENIPVPQGNFN
- the LOC124858627 gene encoding delta-1-pyrroline-5-carboxylate synthase-like isoform X2, translated to MFARLALCSRLPSRISQSNVCPVSIRWFSQAKFLLPRPHGKSFAHRSELKQAKRIVVKLGSAVVTRGDECGLSLGRLASIVEQVAVFQNQGREMMIVTSGAVAFGKQRLRHEILLSQSVRQALHSGQNQLKDMSVPVLEARACAAAGQSGLMALYEAMFTQYSICTAQILVTNLDFHDEQKRRNLNSTLHELLRMNIVPIINTNDAVVPPPVPNSDLQGVISIKDNDSLSARLAVEMKADLLIALSDVQGLYDSPPGTDDAKLIDIFYPGDQQSITYGTKSRVGIGGMEAKVKAALWALQGGTSVVIANGTDPKVTGHVITDIVEGKKVGTFFSEVKPAGPTVEQQTEMARHAGRALASLLPEQRGEIICSLSELLTEKKDEILSANRKDMELATDRLSQPLINRLSLSTAKLNSLAIGLRQLAVSSMNSVGRVLRRTRVANNLELEQITVPIGVLLVIFESRPDCLPQVSALAIASGNALLLKGGKEASNTNKILHHLTQEALSIHGVADAIQLVSTREEVEDLCKLDKMIDLIIPRGSSELVRDIQRAAKGIPVLGHSEGVCHVYVDSEASIDKAIDVVKDSKCDYPAACNAMETLLIHRDLLRTPIFDQIIDMLRTEQVKIHAGPRFASYLTFSPSEVKSLRTEYGDLECCIEVVDSMQDAIDHIHKYGSSHTDVIVTENEETAEQFLQQVDSACVFSNASSRFADGYRFGLGAEVGISTARIHARGPVGLDGLLTTKWVLRGEGHTVADFSEQGSMKYLHENIPVPQGNFN